In a single window of the Nicotiana tomentosiformis chromosome 10, ASM39032v3, whole genome shotgun sequence genome:
- the LOC104088442 gene encoding uncharacterized protein, with protein sequence MAVDFSLALRDHLSKSLVERLSALRTRIVVMAGQEAPTITRTRRKTFTQHGGSTIGNLLQALEDYLPVLLGLVKDGSPLQHKVQFIWINQEDDAEKACDLLLIFSLRLLDTLIVLFGMFFLSCLLNKGEI encoded by the exons ATGGCGGTTGATTTCTCTTTGGCTCTTCGTGACCACTTGTCAAAAAGCCTAGTGGAGCGCCTTTCTGCTCTGAGAACCAGAATAGTGGTTATGGCAGGGCAAGAAGCTCCGACAATTACAAGGACAAGAAGGAAAACTTTTACTCAGCATG GAGGTTCAACAATAGGAAATCTATTACAAGCTCTTGAAGATTATTTGCCTGTTCTTTTGGGGCTAGTTAAAGATG GGAGCCCATTACAACATAAAGTGCAATTTATTTGGATCAATCAAGAGGACGATGCAGAG AAAGCATGCGATCTTCTGTTGATATTTTCCCTAAGGCTGCTGGATACCTTGATTGTGCTGTTCGGAATGTTCTTCCTCAGTTGCCTGCTGAACAAAG GAGAAATCTAG
- the LOC104088443 gene encoding uncharacterized protein — MSKVCTNDPSTWRAASFSHFSMTIHEMGNGYRRPSTIGPRKVVLIFVIEMDKFVMRLDRSQPSPSLSQVNANLSHLIDELNLESLEPDSERFVGLVHVSDTSASSLKEAIYSLLLEHSLSPSKIRGQGYDGASNMRGEINGLKTLIMKDSPSAYYIHCFAHQLQLILVAIAKKYLDVEDFFCHVTYMLNVIGGSFKRRDSLRLLQAEKLEQLLESGEVHTGQGLNQEWGLQGPDDNRWGSHFKTLDNFIVLFLSIVRVLEVIKYEGSTSNDRNQAKYLLSEIKTFKFIFMLHLMLKVLALSNELSKTLQKRDQDIINVVEFLNITKKRLQDMRESECESLLECASSFCVMHDILIPKMNEFYFPKKSKRNSSSICYSHHLRVQIFCAVIDVQLQELNDRFDVVSSNLILGMARLNPVNSFANYDKGRIMTLAKCYPNEFDEVQIRDLSYQLDTFIIHMRCGNAKFSNLQGISDLAKALVEINLVETYSYIYLLLKLTLILPVATPTVERAFLSMKQIKNDERNSMGDQYLNDCLVCYIERDVFTNVSNDVIIDRFQNMKIR; from the exons GAAAGTGGTCCTAATATTTGTGATTGAGATGGATAAATTTGTCATGAGGTTGGATCGTTCTCAACCAAGTCCATCCTTGAGCCAGGTGAATGCCAATCTTTCTCATCTAATAGATGAACTCAATTTGGAATCACTTGAACCCGATTCAG AGCGATTTGTTGGTCTTGTCCATGTTAGCGATACATCGGCATCATCATTGAAGGAAGCAATATATTCTTTACTTTTAGAGCACTCACTAAGTCCATCTAAAATACGTGGACAAGGTTATGATGGGGCTAGTAATATGAGGGGAGAGATAAATGGTCTTAAGACTTTGATTATGAAAGATAGTCCATCAGCATATTACATTCATTGTTTTGCTCATCAATTGCAATTAATACTTGTAGCTATTGCTAAAAAGTATTTGGATGTTGAAGATTTCTTTTGTCATGTTACTTATATGTTGAATGTTATTGGAGGATCTTTTAAGCGTAGAGATTCGCTTCGTCTTCTTCAAGCTGAAAAGTTGGAGCAATTACTTGAGTCCGGTGAAGTTCATACTGGACAAGGATTAAATCAAGAATGGGGGCTTCAAGGACCAGATGATAATCGTTGGGGATCACATTTCAAAACATTAGATAACTTTATTGTTCTTTTCTTATCTATTGTCCGTGTGCTTGAAGTGATTAAATATGAAGGTTCTACCTCAAATGATAGAAATCAAGCTAAGTATCTTCTAAGTGAGATTAAAacattcaaatttatttttatgcTACACTTGATGTTGAAAGTGTTGGCATTGTCAAATGAGTTGAGCAAGACCTTACAAAAAAGGGATCAAGATATTATTAATGTTGTGGAGTTTCTTaacattacaaagaaaagattgcAAGATATGAGAGAAAGTGAATGCGAATCTTTGTTGGAGTGTGCTTCCTCATTTTGTGTTATGCATGATATTTTGATTCCCAAGATGAATGAGTTTtattttcccaaaaagtcaaagcGGAATTCTTCTAGTATTTGTTATTCACACCACTTGCGTGTCCAAATATTTTGTGCTGTGATTGATGTGCAACTTCAAGAGCTTAATGACCGTTTTGATGTAGTGAGTAGTAATTTGATTCTCGGGATGGCTAGGTTAAATCCAGTCAATTCTTTTGCTAATTATGATAAAGGTAGAATAATGACTTTAGCAAAGTGTTATCCAAATGAGTTTGATGAAGTACAAATTCGGGATTTGAGTTATCAACTCGATACTTTTATAATTCATATGCGATGTGGTAATGCCAAGTTCTCCAACTTGCAAGGAATTAGTGATTTGGCAAAAGCATTGGTTGAGATAAATCTTGTGGAGACTTATTCATATATTTACTTACTTTTGAAGTTGACTCTGATTTTACCTGTTGCTACCCCAACTGTGGAGAGAGCATTTTTATCTATGAAGCAAATAAAGAATGATGAGCGGAATAGCATGGGTGATCAATATTTAAATGATTGTTTAGTTTGTTACATAGAGCGGGATGTATTTACAAATGTAAGTAATGATGTTATTATTGACCGTTTTCAGAATATGAAAATTCGTTGA